Proteins encoded within one genomic window of Corvus hawaiiensis isolate bCorHaw1 chromosome 9, bCorHaw1.pri.cur, whole genome shotgun sequence:
- the DIPK1A gene encoding divergent protein kinase domain 1A isoform X2: MAKRLFPGVWLRKPHSAQVRLSYVRIKYLFISWLVVFIGSWIMYVQYSTYTELCRGHDCRKIICDKYKTGVIDGSACSSLCAKETLYFGKCLSTKPNNQMYLGIWGNLQSVIKCQMEEAAQLDFGTDPEPRKEIVLFDKPTRGTTVEKFKEMVYGLFKAKLGEQGNLSELVNLILSFADGNKDGRVSLPEAKSAWALLQLEEFLLMVILQDKEHTPKLMGFCGDLYVTERVEYTSLYGISLPWIIELLIPSGFRRSMDQWFTPSWPRKAKIAIGLLEFVEDIFHGPYGNFLMCDTSAKNLGYNDKYDLKMMDMRKIVPEINLKEIIKDRQCDSDLDCIYGTDCRTLCDQSKMRCTTEVIQPNLAKACQLLKDYLLRGAPSDIHEELEKQLYLCIALKVTANQMEMEHSLILNNLKTLLWKKISHTNDS, from the exons ATGGCGAAGCGGCTCTTCCCGGGGGTCtggctgaggaagccccacTCCGCGCAG GTACGTCTGTCCTATGTGCGGATAAAGTATCTCTTCATCTCTTGGTTAGTAGTGTTTATTGGCAGCTGGATTATGTATGTTCAGTACTCCACCTACACAGAACTGTGCAGAGGACATGACTGTAGGAAAATTATA TGTGATAAATACAAGACGGGTGTTATTGATGGGTCAGCGTGTAGTAGTCTTTGTGCTAAAGAAACActgtattttggaaaatgtttgtCAACAAAGCCCAATAACCAG ATGTATTTAGGAATCTGGGGAAATCTGCAAAGTGTTATAAAATGCCAGATGGAAGAAGCTGCTCAACTTGATTTTGGTACTGACCCAGAACCAAGGAAGGAAATAGTCCTATTTGATAAACCAACAAGAGGAACTACTGTTGAGAAATTCAAAGAAATGGTATACGGTCTTTTTAAA GCAAAATTGGGTGAACAAGGAAATCTTTCAGAACTGGTTAATCTCATCCTGTCTTTCGCCGATGGAAACAAAGATGGGAGAGTCTCTTTGCCAGAAGCAAAATCTGCATGGGCACTCCTGCAGCTAGAAGAGTTTCTATTAATGGTGATCTTGCAGGATAAAGAACATACTCCCAAGCTGATGGGTTTTTGTGGGGATCTCTATGTGACCGAAAGAGTTGAATATACCTCTCTCTATGGAATCAGTCTTCCATGGATTATAGAACTTCTCATTCCCTCTGGCTTCAGAAGAAGCATGGACCAGTGGTTCACTCCATCATGGccaagaaaggcaaaaatagCTATAGGGCTTTTAGAATTTGTGGAAGATATTTTCCATGGACCTTATGGAAACTTTCTGATGTGTGATACAAGTGCCAAAAACTTGGGATATAATGATAAATATGATTTGAAAATGATGGACATGAGAAAAATTGtgccagaaattaatttgaaggAAATAATTAAAGATCGTCAGTGTGACTCAGATTTGGACTGCATTTATGGTACAGACTGTAGAACACTATGTGACCAAAGTAAAATGAGATGTACCACTGAAGTAATCCAGCCAAACTTGGCAAAAGCTTGTCAGCTCCTTAAAGACTATCTGCTTCGTGGTGCTCCTTCTGATATCCATGAAGAACTAGAGAAACAACTGTACTTGTGCATTGCCCTGAAAGTCACAGCAAATCAGATGGAAATGGAGCATTCTTTAATACTCAATAACTTAAAAACTTTACTGTGGAAGAAAATTTCTCATACAAATGATTCTtag
- the DIPK1A gene encoding divergent protein kinase domain 1A isoform X1: protein MSGTFLLLLHALPCMFVDTLLYFYMQVRLSYVRIKYLFISWLVVFIGSWIMYVQYSTYTELCRGHDCRKIICDKYKTGVIDGSACSSLCAKETLYFGKCLSTKPNNQMYLGIWGNLQSVIKCQMEEAAQLDFGTDPEPRKEIVLFDKPTRGTTVEKFKEMVYGLFKAKLGEQGNLSELVNLILSFADGNKDGRVSLPEAKSAWALLQLEEFLLMVILQDKEHTPKLMGFCGDLYVTERVEYTSLYGISLPWIIELLIPSGFRRSMDQWFTPSWPRKAKIAIGLLEFVEDIFHGPYGNFLMCDTSAKNLGYNDKYDLKMMDMRKIVPEINLKEIIKDRQCDSDLDCIYGTDCRTLCDQSKMRCTTEVIQPNLAKACQLLKDYLLRGAPSDIHEELEKQLYLCIALKVTANQMEMEHSLILNNLKTLLWKKISHTNDS, encoded by the exons atgtcgggcacttttcttctgctgctccatGCATTGCCTTGTATGTTCGTAGACACACTGTTGTATTTCTATATGCAG GTACGTCTGTCCTATGTGCGGATAAAGTATCTCTTCATCTCTTGGTTAGTAGTGTTTATTGGCAGCTGGATTATGTATGTTCAGTACTCCACCTACACAGAACTGTGCAGAGGACATGACTGTAGGAAAATTATA TGTGATAAATACAAGACGGGTGTTATTGATGGGTCAGCGTGTAGTAGTCTTTGTGCTAAAGAAACActgtattttggaaaatgtttgtCAACAAAGCCCAATAACCAG ATGTATTTAGGAATCTGGGGAAATCTGCAAAGTGTTATAAAATGCCAGATGGAAGAAGCTGCTCAACTTGATTTTGGTACTGACCCAGAACCAAGGAAGGAAATAGTCCTATTTGATAAACCAACAAGAGGAACTACTGTTGAGAAATTCAAAGAAATGGTATACGGTCTTTTTAAA GCAAAATTGGGTGAACAAGGAAATCTTTCAGAACTGGTTAATCTCATCCTGTCTTTCGCCGATGGAAACAAAGATGGGAGAGTCTCTTTGCCAGAAGCAAAATCTGCATGGGCACTCCTGCAGCTAGAAGAGTTTCTATTAATGGTGATCTTGCAGGATAAAGAACATACTCCCAAGCTGATGGGTTTTTGTGGGGATCTCTATGTGACCGAAAGAGTTGAATATACCTCTCTCTATGGAATCAGTCTTCCATGGATTATAGAACTTCTCATTCCCTCTGGCTTCAGAAGAAGCATGGACCAGTGGTTCACTCCATCATGGccaagaaaggcaaaaatagCTATAGGGCTTTTAGAATTTGTGGAAGATATTTTCCATGGACCTTATGGAAACTTTCTGATGTGTGATACAAGTGCCAAAAACTTGGGATATAATGATAAATATGATTTGAAAATGATGGACATGAGAAAAATTGtgccagaaattaatttgaaggAAATAATTAAAGATCGTCAGTGTGACTCAGATTTGGACTGCATTTATGGTACAGACTGTAGAACACTATGTGACCAAAGTAAAATGAGATGTACCACTGAAGTAATCCAGCCAAACTTGGCAAAAGCTTGTCAGCTCCTTAAAGACTATCTGCTTCGTGGTGCTCCTTCTGATATCCATGAAGAACTAGAGAAACAACTGTACTTGTGCATTGCCCTGAAAGTCACAGCAAATCAGATGGAAATGGAGCATTCTTTAATACTCAATAACTTAAAAACTTTACTGTGGAAGAAAATTTCTCATACAAATGATTCTtag
- the RPL5 gene encoding 60S ribosomal protein L5 produces the protein MGFVKVVKNKAYFKRYQVKFRRRREGKTDYYARKRLVIQDKNKYNTPKYRMIVRVTNRDIICQIAYARIEGDMIVCAAYAHELPKYGVKVGLTNYAAAYCTGLLLARRLLNKFGLDKIYEGQVEVTGDEYNVESVDGKPGAFTCYLDAGLARTTTGNKVFGALKGAVDGGLSIPHSTKRFPGYDSESKEFNAEVHRKHIMGQNVADYMRYLMEEDEDAYKKQFSQYIKNNVTPDGMEEMYKKAHAAIRDNPVHEKKPKREVKKKRWNCPKMSLAQKKDRVAQKKASFLRAQERRTES, from the exons ATG GGGTTTGTGAAAGTTGTCAAGAATAAGGCGTACTTCAAGAGATACCAAGTGAAATTCAGGAGAAGGAGAG agggaaaaactGATTACTATGCTCGCAAACGTTTGGTAATTCAAGACAAAAACAAGTACAACACTCCTAAATACAGGATGATTGTGCGCGTTACCAACAGAGACATCATCTGCCAG ATTGCCTATGCCAGAATCGAGGGGGACATGATTGTCTGTGCTGCCTATGCCCACGAGCTGCCCAAGTACGGCGTGAAGGTCGGCCTGACCAACTACGCCGCTGCCTACTGCACCGGCCTGCTCCTGGCGCGCAGG cTTCTGAATAAATTTGGCCTTGATAAGATCTATGAAGGCCAAGTTGAAGTCACTGGTGATGAATACAATGTGGAAAGCGTGGATGGCAAgcctggtgcttttacatgctACCTGGATGCAGGTCTTGCCAGAACTACCACTGGAAACAAAGTCTTCGGTGCTCTGAAGGGTGCAGTGGATGGTGGGCTGTCTATCCCTCATAG CACCAAACGTTTCCCTGGCTATGACTCGGAAAGCAAAGAGTTCAATGCGGAGGTTCACCGCAAGCACATCATGGGCCAGAATGTGGCTGATTATATGCGGTACCTGATGGAGGAGGACGAAGATGCttacaagaaacagttctcccAGTACATAAAGAACAATGTAACACCTGACGGG atggAAGAAATGTACAAAAAAGCCCATGCTGCTATACGGGATAATCcagtccatgaaaagaaacccAAGAGGGAAGTCAAGAAAAAGAG ATGGAACTGTCCCAAGATGTCCCTTGCCCAGAAGAAAGACCGTGTTGCTCAGAAGAAGGCCAGCTTCCTCAGGGCCCAGGAGCGCAGAACTGAGAGTTAA